The Myroides phaeus DNA segment AGATTAGGATGGACAAGTTTCCAGGTTGGTGCTGCGATTACAGGTAGTGTTGATTTAGGAGATGTACCAATGAGCTACGGTTTCTCTGTAACAAATGGTAATGGTAAGAATAAAACAGATAATGACGACGGTAAAAATTACTCGAGTAGATTATTGTTTAACCTTGACAAAAAACACAACTTAAATGTTGGTGTTAGTGGAGGTATTGCAGAAGTAAATAAAGAAAAAGCGTATGCGGTAGGAGTTGAAGCAACAGCAAAACTTCCGATTACTGAGCGTTGGAGTATTGATTTCCAAACAGAAGCTAAACAAGCTACTAACCACGAGCAATATTTTAAAGCTTTAAATGCATCAAAAGTAGAAGGAGCACCAGCTTTAACTTCAACAATTGATGATTACAAAGTAAAGAGTTTTTACTTTGTGCCAAATATTAGATATGAAATAGGTGCTAAAACGTTTCACGCAATTGAGTTTGCTTGTCGTTATGAGTACTTAGATGAAAATAGTACATTAAACTCAAATGCAAGACAAACTTGGATTCCAATGCTTACTTTAGAAGTATTGAAAAACTACGGTGTTAGAATTCAAGCAGGTATGCAAATTGACAATTTCAAACACAACATTGAAAATAGTAAGACATACAATTCAAACCTTGCATTTCTTCAATTACAATGTAGATTTTTATAAAAGCTAAATATAATTAGCGATGAAAGAAGTAAACATCAAGAGTTTAGGGATAACGTTAGTAGTGGGAGTGCTACTATGGTTTTGTCCAATTCCAGAAGGAGTAACACCAGATGCGTGGCACTTATTTGCCATATTCGTAAGTACGATTTTAGGAATTATATTAAAGGCTGCCCCAATGGGAACAATGTGTATGTTGGCAGTCGGTTTAACAGCATTTTTCCAATTGTTAGCGCCAGGTGATCCTGGTAAATCAATCGCTTTAAGTTTAAGTGGTTTTGGAGATAAAGTAATTTGGTTAATTGGTATATCTTTCTTTATTGCGAGAGGGTTTATTAAAACAGGATTAGGAAATCGTATTGCTTTTATCTTTATCCGTATTTTCGGAAAAAGTACATTAGGATTAGCGTACGGATTAGGGTTAGCTGATTTAGTATTAGCACCTGCTATTCCAAGTAACACTGCTCGTGGGGGAGGTATTATCTACCCAATTATGAAATCTATGGCTATCAACTTTGGTTCTGATGCAGCTAAACCAGAAACTCATAGAAAATTAGGTTCTTTCTTGACATTAAACTGTTATTACATGAATTTGATCGCATCTTCAATGTTCTTAACAGGTACTGCAAGTAACCCGATGTGTCAGAAGTTCGCTGCTGATATGGGGGTAAACATTAGTTGGATGTCGTGGGCAGCTGCTGGTTTTGTACCAGGATTGGTTGCTTTCATCATAACACCAATTGTTTTGTATAAAATATTTCCACCTGAATTAAAGAAAACTGCTGATGCTCCTAAAATGGCTGCTCAGAAGTTAAAAGAAATGGGGAAATTATCAGTGTCAGAAATCTTAATGTTAATCACATTCGTTATTCTTTTAGTTTTATGGATTACAGGTGATTTATTTAAAATTGATGCTACTACAACTGCTTTTATTGGTTTAGCAATTCTATTGTTAACTTCTGTGTTAACTTGGGAAGATGTTAAAGCTGAGAAAGGTGCTTGGGATACAATTGTATGGTTTGCCGTATTAGTAATGATGGCAAGTTCATTAAACAAATTAGGATTCATCGGATGGTTTAGTGATTTAGTAAAAGGTCAGATGGGAGATATGGATTGGCATTATGCTTTCCCAATTCTTGTCATCGTGTACTTCTTTAGTCACTATATCTTTGCGAGTGCTACTGCTCACGTTGCGGCAATGTATGCAGCTTTGTTAGGTGTAGGTATTTCGTTAGGTGTTCCTCCAGTATTGTTAGCAATGATGTTAGGTTTCATGGGATCTATCTACGGTACATTAACTCACTATGGTCACGGTCCGGCTCCAGTATTCTTTGGTAGTGGATATGTTGAATTGAAAACTTGGTGGTTGTACGGATTTATTATTGGTGTGTTATTATTAGCTGTTTACTTAGTAGTTGGTACAAGTTGGATGGGCTTAATTGGAGCATACTAAAAAATAGATGTGATTTAGAACACAACATATTTATATAGTTTTTAAAAGGATTAGATTTTTCGAGTATCTTTAGGTAATAAAGAGAAAGAAAAGTCTAATCCTTTTTTATTTGTGTTGTATTTTTGACTTGTAATAACATAAAACAATGAATCAAAAAGAGAAAGTAGTAGTTTGTTGGTATAGAAGAGATTTGAGATTAAAGGACAATAAAGCTCTGTATTACGCTGTTCAAAGTGGGTATAAAGTATTGCCTATCTTCATCTTTGACAAGGATATTTTAGAACAGTTTCCTAACAAAGCAGATAGGAGAGTTGACTATATTCACCAAGTGCTGACAGAACTCAACGCTTTTTTGAAGCAATACAACGCAGGAATAACTTTTTTTCACTCAACTGTAAAGGAGGCTTTTTCTTCCTTGATGGCACAATTTGATATTCAGGGTGTTTTTTACAATGAAGACTATGAACCCAAAACAATTGCCCGTGATCGTGAGATTGGTAGTTTGTTAGCTGAGCAACAAATAGCATTTAACGGATTTAAAGATCACGTTATTTTTAGAGGGGATGAGATTTTAAAACAAGATGGCTCTCCTTATCAGATCTATACGCCTTATGCTAAGTTGTGGAGAAGTAAGTTGGGGGAACAAGATTTGTATAATTACACCCCAAAGTTGTCGAGTGAAAACTTATATACAACAGATACAACTATTCCGTCTTTAAATAGTTTAGGCTATGAAACGACAGGGTATAAGTTTGTCATTCCAACGTTAAACGAAACGTTGATTGATAGTTATCACTTACACCGTGATTATCCAGGGATAGAAGGAACGACGCATTTAGGAATAGCCTTGCGCTTTGGAACAATATCAATTCGCAAGTGTGTGATTTTTGCTTTACAACACAACGATGTGTGGTTGTCTGAATTGATATGGCGAGATTTCTTTAGTCAGATATTGTTTAACTTTCCTCAGATTGAAAACTTGTGTTTTAAACCCAAATACGAGAATATTCAGTACAGAAATA contains these protein-coding regions:
- a CDS encoding cryptochrome/photolyase family protein, with the protein product MNQKEKVVVCWYRRDLRLKDNKALYYAVQSGYKVLPIFIFDKDILEQFPNKADRRVDYIHQVLTELNAFLKQYNAGITFFHSTVKEAFSSLMAQFDIQGVFYNEDYEPKTIARDREIGSLLAEQQIAFNGFKDHVIFRGDEILKQDGSPYQIYTPYAKLWRSKLGEQDLYNYTPKLSSENLYTTDTTIPSLNSLGYETTGYKFVIPTLNETLIDSYHLHRDYPGIEGTTHLGIALRFGTISIRKCVIFALQHNDVWLSELIWRDFFSQILFNFPQIENLCFKPKYENIQYRNNEEEFKLWCEGRTGYPIVDAGMRELNTTGFMHNRVRMIVASFLTKHLLIDWRWGEAYFAQHLLDYDLSANNGNWQWAAGCGCDAAPYFRIFNPSEQTKKFDKENKYINKWLPELANGEYWEEIVDHKEARIRALETYKRGLEQ
- a CDS encoding anion permease, with amino-acid sequence MKEVNIKSLGITLVVGVLLWFCPIPEGVTPDAWHLFAIFVSTILGIILKAAPMGTMCMLAVGLTAFFQLLAPGDPGKSIALSLSGFGDKVIWLIGISFFIARGFIKTGLGNRIAFIFIRIFGKSTLGLAYGLGLADLVLAPAIPSNTARGGGIIYPIMKSMAINFGSDAAKPETHRKLGSFLTLNCYYMNLIASSMFLTGTASNPMCQKFAADMGVNISWMSWAAAGFVPGLVAFIITPIVLYKIFPPELKKTADAPKMAAQKLKEMGKLSVSEILMLITFVILLVLWITGDLFKIDATTTAFIGLAILLLTSVLTWEDVKAEKGAWDTIVWFAVLVMMASSLNKLGFIGWFSDLVKGQMGDMDWHYAFPILVIVYFFSHYIFASATAHVAAMYAALLGVGISLGVPPVLLAMMLGFMGSIYGTLTHYGHGPAPVFFGSGYVELKTWWLYGFIIGVLLLAVYLVVGTSWMGLIGAY
- a CDS encoding porin, whose amino-acid sequence is MVNLYNTLKLKVLVGAAVCCTAVSFAQKVETDTVAVFEEKIVLNPVDEKFPKFKVGGVFQSRFSANFKNNVDIDGLHHSDGSGTHNTFDVKRMRVSMGVKVTKNLEVTALANFADFKQKDVSTRVLENAFAKYTVNRYLQITVGQFRPLFGMEETMPVDVLRSIDYTNSYYTFGRLGWTSFQVGAAITGSVDLGDVPMSYGFSVTNGNGKNKTDNDDGKNYSSRLLFNLDKKHNLNVGVSGGIAEVNKEKAYAVGVEATAKLPITERWSIDFQTEAKQATNHEQYFKALNASKVEGAPALTSTIDDYKVKSFYFVPNIRYEIGAKTFHAIEFACRYEYLDENSTLNSNARQTWIPMLTLEVLKNYGVRIQAGMQIDNFKHNIENSKTYNSNLAFLQLQCRFL